From the Gorilla gorilla gorilla isolate KB3781 chromosome 22, NHGRI_mGorGor1-v2.1_pri, whole genome shotgun sequence genome, one window contains:
- the LOC109024494 gene encoding keratin-associated protein 10-7, producing the protein MAASTTSVCSSDLSYSSRVCLPGSCDSCSDSWQVDDCPESCCEPPCCAPSCCAPAPCLSLVCTPVSCVSSPCCQVTCEPSPCQSGCTSSCTPSCCQQSSCQLACCASSPCQQACCVPVCCKTVCCKPVCCVPVCSGDSSCCQQPSCQSASCTSSPCQQACCVPICCKPVCSGISSSCCQQSSCVSCVSSPCCQAACEPSPCQSGCISSCTPSCCQQSSCQPACCTSSPCQQACCVPVCCKPVCCVPTCSDDSGSCCQPACCTSSQSQQGCCVPVCCKPVCCVPVCSGASTSCCQQSSCQPACCTTSCCRPSSSMSLLCRPVCRPACCVPVPSCCAPTSSCQASCCCPASCVSLLCRPACSRPACCGPTSTQKSSC; encoded by the coding sequence ATGGCCGCATCCACTACGTCCGTCTGCTCCAGCGACCTGAGCTACAGCAGCCGCGTCTGCCTTCCTGGTTCCTGTGACTCTTGCTCCGACTCCTGGCAGGTGGACGACTGCCCAGAGAGCTGCTGCGAGCCCCCCTGCTGCGCCCCCAGCTGCTGCGCCCCAGCCCCCTGCCTGAGCCTGGTCTGCACCCCAGTGAGCTGTGTGTCCAGCCCCTGCTGCCAAGTGACCTGTGAGCCCAGCCCCTGCCAATCAGGCTGCACCAGCTCCTGCACGCCCTCATGCTGCCAGCAGTCTAGCTGCCAGCTGGCTTGCTGCGCCTCCTCCCCCTGCCAGCAGGCCTGCTGCGTGCCCGTCTGCTGCAAGACTGTCTGCTGCAAGCCTGTGTGCTGTGTGCCCGTCTGCAGTGGGGATTCTTCATGCTGCCAGCAGCCTAGCTGCCAGTCAGCTTCCTGCACCTCCTCCCCCTGCCAGCAGGCCTGCTGTGTGCCCATCTGCTGCAAGCCTGTCTGCTCTGGGATTTCCTCTTCGTGCTGCCAGCAGTCTAGCTGTGTGAGCTGTGTGTCCAGCCCCTGCTGCCAGGCGGCCTGTGAGCCCAGCCCCTGCCAATCAGGCTGCATCAGCTCCTGCACGCCCTCGTGCTGCCAGCAGTCTAGCTGCCAGCCGGCTTGCTGCACCTCCTCCCCCTGCCAGCAGGCCTGCTGTGTGCCTGTCTGCTGCAAGCCCGTCTGCTGTGTGCCCACCTGCTCTGATGATTCCGGTTCATGCTGCCAGCCAGCTTGCTGCACCTCCTCCCAAAGCCAGCAGGGCTGCTGCGTGCCCGTCTGCTGTAAGCCTGTGTGCTGTGTGCCTGTCTGCTCTGGGGCTTCCACTTCATGCTGCCAGCAGTCTAGCTGCCAGCCGGCTTGCTGCACCACCTCCTGCTGCAGACCCTCCTCCTCCATGTCCCTCCTCTGCCGCCCCGTGTGCAGGCCCGCCTGCTGCGTGCCCGTCCCCTCCTGCTGCgcccccacctcctcctgccaGGCCAGCTGCTGCTGCCCAGCCTCCTGTGTGTCTCTCCTTTGCCGCCCCGCATGCTCCCGCCCGGCTTGCTGTGGCCCCACCTCAACCCAGAAGTCCAGCTGCTGA
- the LOC101139701 gene encoding keratin-associated protein 10-6-like, with amino-acid sequence MAASTMSVCSSNLSYGSRVCLPGSCDSCSDSWQVDDCPESCCEPPCCTPSCCAPAPCLTLVCTPVSCASSPCCQVACEPSPCQSGCTSSCTPSCCQQSSCQPACCTSSPCQQACCMPVCCKPVCCVPVCCKPVCCVPTCSEDSSSCCQQSSCQPACCASSSCQQSCCVPVCCKPVCYVPTCSEYSSSCCQQSSCQPACCTSSPCQHTCCVPVCSGASTSCCQQSSCQPACCTASPCQHTCCVPICSGASTSCCQQSSCQPACCTASCCRPSSSVSLLCHPVCKSTCCVPIPSCGASASSCQPSCCRTASCVSLLCRPVCSRPACYSLCSGQKSSC; translated from the coding sequence ATGGCCGCGTCCACCATGTCCGTCTGCTCCAGCAACCTGAGCTATGGCAGCCGCGTCTGCCTTCCTGGTTCCTGTGACTCTTGCTCCGACTCCTGGCAGGTGGACGACTGCCCAGAGAGCTGCTGTGAGCCCCCCTGCTGCACCCCCAGCTGCTGCGCCCCGGCCCCCTGCCTGACCCTGGTCTGCACCCCAGTGAGCTGTGCGTCCAGCCCCTGCTGCCAGGTGGCCTGTGAGCCCAGCCCCTGCCAATCAGGCTGCACCAGCTCCTGCACACCCTCATGCTGCCAGCAGTCTAGCTGCCAGCCAGCTTGCTGCACCTCCTCCCCCTGCCAGCAGGCCTGCTGCATGCCCGTCTGCTGCAAGCCCGTCTGCTGCGTGCCCGTCTGCTGCAAGCCTGTATGCTGTGTGCCCACCTGCTCTGAGGATTCCTCTTCATGCTGCCAGCAGTCTAGCTGCCAGCCAGCTTGCTGTGCCTCTTCCTCCTGCCAGCAGTCCTGCTGTGTGCCTGTTTGCTGCAAGCCTGTGTGCTATGTGCCCACCTGTTCTGAGTATTCCTCTTCATGCTGCCAGCAGTCTAGCTGCCAGCCAGCTTGCTGCACCTCCTCCCCCTGCCAGcacacctgctgtgtgcctgtcTGCTCTGGGGCTTCCACTTCATGCTGCCAGCAGTCTAGCTGCCAGCCAGCTTGCTGCACCGCCTCCCCCTGCCAGCACACCTGCTGTGTGCCCATCTGCTCTGGGGCTTCCACTTCATGCTGCCAGCAGTCTAGCTGCCAGCCTGCTTGCTGCACCGCCTCCTGCTGCAGACCCTCCTCCTCCGTGTCCCTCCTCTGCCACCCCGTGTGCAAGTCCACCTGCTGCGTGCCCATCCCCTCCTGCggtgcctctgcctcctcctgccaGCCCAGCTGCTGCCGCACGGCCTCCTGTGTTTCCCTCCTCTGCCGCCCCGTGTGCTCCCGCCCTGCCTGCTACAGCCTCTGCTCTGGCCAGAAGTCCAGCTGCTGA